A single window of Methylobacterium nodulans ORS 2060 DNA harbors:
- a CDS encoding xanthine dehydrogenase family protein molybdopterin-binding subunit, with the protein MIQDSDLVTRAEPGSALSNVSRRALIGGAGALVLALSLRSPVRAADEPKAFGADAMPHGWRDDPTLFVAIAPDGTVTVTCHRSEMGQGVRTSIALVVADELDADWAKVKVAQAPGDEARFGNQDTDGSRSLRHYFVPMRRVGAAARQMLIQAAAQQWGVPAAEVTAENHVLRHAKSAKQAGYGEMAAAAAKLPVPKGDAVRLKDPAAFRYIGKGRIGLIDNHDITTGKAWYGLDTRLDGMLYAVVARPPVFRGKVKSFDAEAALKVPGVVKVVPIDPPAPPVEFQPLGGVAVIAKNTWAAIKGREALAITWDDGPHAAYDSDAYRAQLEEASRKPGKVVRQEGDVDAAMKSAAKRVTAEYYIPHLVQAPMEPPAATVRIKDGQVEAWACTQAPQATRDRIAKRLGIGADKVTVNVTLLGGGFGRKSKPDYAVEAALCSKAMDGAPVKLTWTREDDLHHGYYHTVSVEHLEAGLDQKGMPVAWLHRSVAPTIGSIFVDGAENEIPVELGMGLVNTPFAIPNMRMENPSAEAHVRIGWFRSVSNIPHAFAIQSFVAELAHAAGRDPKDYLLDLIGPPRIIDPVKIGDAWNYGEDPSRYPIDTGRLRRVIEAAANGIGWGRKVGQGRGLGIAGHYSFVTYTAAAAEVEVGPKGEITVHRVDIAIDCGPQVNPERIRAQLEGAVVMGMGLALTAEITFKNGRAVQDNYDTYELTRIDAAPKVIDVHLLPGTDYGRPLGGVGEPGVPPVAPAIVNAVFAATGRRIRQLPLRDKLSA; encoded by the coding sequence GTGATCCAGGATTCCGATCTCGTCACCCGGGCGGAGCCCGGCTCCGCGCTCAGCAATGTCAGCCGCCGCGCGCTCATCGGCGGCGCGGGCGCCCTGGTGCTCGCCCTCTCGCTGCGCAGCCCGGTCCGGGCCGCGGACGAGCCGAAGGCGTTCGGCGCCGACGCCATGCCGCATGGCTGGCGCGACGACCCGACCCTGTTCGTCGCCATCGCGCCCGACGGCACCGTGACGGTGACCTGCCACCGCTCCGAGATGGGGCAGGGGGTGCGCACCTCGATCGCCCTCGTGGTCGCCGACGAGCTCGACGCCGACTGGGCCAAGGTCAAGGTCGCCCAGGCCCCGGGCGACGAGGCGCGGTTCGGCAACCAGGACACGGACGGCTCGCGCTCGCTGCGCCACTATTTCGTGCCGATGCGCCGGGTCGGCGCGGCGGCCCGCCAGATGCTGATCCAGGCGGCGGCCCAGCAATGGGGCGTGCCCGCCGCAGAGGTGACGGCCGAGAACCATGTCCTGCGTCACGCCAAGTCGGCGAAGCAGGCGGGCTACGGCGAGATGGCTGCCGCTGCTGCGAAGCTTCCGGTGCCGAAGGGCGATGCGGTCCGCCTGAAGGACCCGGCCGCCTTCCGCTACATCGGCAAGGGGCGGATCGGCCTCATCGACAACCACGACATCACCACCGGCAAGGCGTGGTACGGCCTCGACACCCGCCTCGACGGCATGCTGTACGCGGTGGTCGCCCGCCCGCCGGTCTTCCGCGGCAAGGTGAAGTCCTTCGACGCCGAGGCCGCCCTGAAGGTGCCGGGCGTGGTCAAGGTGGTGCCGATCGACCCGCCGGCCCCGCCGGTGGAGTTCCAGCCGCTGGGCGGCGTCGCGGTCATCGCGAAGAACACCTGGGCGGCGATCAAGGGCCGCGAGGCCCTCGCGATCACCTGGGACGACGGCCCGCACGCCGCTTACGATTCGGACGCCTACCGGGCGCAGCTGGAGGAGGCCTCCCGCAAGCCCGGCAAGGTCGTGCGCCAGGAGGGCGACGTCGATGCGGCCATGAAGAGCGCGGCCAAGCGCGTCACGGCCGAGTACTACATCCCCCACCTCGTCCAGGCCCCGATGGAGCCGCCGGCCGCCACCGTGCGGATCAAGGACGGGCAGGTCGAGGCCTGGGCCTGCACCCAGGCGCCGCAGGCGACCCGCGACCGCATCGCCAAGCGCCTCGGCATCGGCGCCGACAAGGTCACGGTGAACGTGACGCTGCTCGGCGGCGGCTTCGGGCGCAAGTCCAAGCCCGACTACGCGGTCGAGGCGGCGCTCTGCTCCAAGGCCATGGACGGCGCGCCCGTGAAGCTGACCTGGACCCGCGAGGACGACCTCCACCACGGCTACTACCACACGGTCTCGGTGGAGCACCTGGAGGCGGGCCTCGACCAGAAGGGCATGCCGGTGGCGTGGCTGCACCGCAGCGTCGCCCCGACCATCGGCTCGATCTTCGTGGATGGTGCCGAGAACGAGATCCCGGTCGAACTCGGCATGGGGCTCGTCAACACGCCCTTCGCCATCCCGAACATGCGGATGGAGAACCCGAGCGCCGAGGCGCATGTGCGCATCGGCTGGTTCCGGTCGGTGTCGAACATCCCGCATGCCTTCGCGATCCAGTCCTTCGTGGCGGAACTCGCCCATGCGGCCGGCCGCGACCCGAAGGACTACCTGCTCGACCTGATCGGCCCGCCCCGGATCATCGATCCGGTCAAGATCGGCGATGCCTGGAACTACGGCGAGGATCCGTCGCGCTATCCCATCGACACCGGCCGCCTGCGCCGGGTGATCGAGGCGGCGGCGAACGGCATCGGCTGGGGCCGCAAGGTCGGACAAGGCCGGGGGCTCGGGATCGCCGGCCATTACAGCTTCGTCACCTACACGGCCGCTGCCGCCGAGGTGGAGGTCGGGCCGAAGGGCGAGATCACCGTGCACCGGGTCGACATCGCCATCGATTGCGGGCCGCAGGTGAACCCGGAGCGCATCCGCGCCCAGCTCGAAGGCGCGGTGGTGATGGGCATGGGCCTCGCGCTCACGGCCGAGATCACCTTCAAGAACGGCCGGGCGGTGCAGGACAACTACGACACCTACGAGCTGACCCGCATCGATGCGGCCCCGAAGGTGATCGACGTCCATCTGCTGCCGGGAACCGATTACGGCCGGCCGCTCGGCGGCGTCGGCGAGCCGGGCGTTCCGCCCGTGGCGCCGGCCATCGTCAACGCGGTCTTCGCGGCCACCGGCCGGCGCATCCGGCAATTGCCGCTGCGCGACAAGCTCAGCGCCTGA
- a CDS encoding DUF4170 domain-containing protein: MSTTGSQPSQSSEPTQLLHLVFGGELTSLEGITFRDLSKLDIVGIFPDYASAAMAWKAKAQQTVDSALTRYFIVHLHKLLQP, translated from the coding sequence ATGAGCACCACAGGCAGCCAGCCGTCGCAATCCTCCGAGCCGACCCAGCTCCTCCACCTCGTCTTCGGCGGCGAGCTCACGAGCCTCGAGGGCATCACCTTCCGGGACCTGTCCAAGCTCGACATCGTCGGCATCTTCCCCGACTACGCCAGCGCCGCCATGGCCTGGAAGGCCAAGGCCCAGCAGACCGTCGACAGCGCGCTCACCCGCTACTTCATCGTCCACCTGCACAAGCTGCTGCAGCCCTAA
- a CDS encoding ribose-phosphate pyrophosphokinase — MKSSIKIVAGNASRPLAEAIAAYLERPLALCSVRRFADMEIFVELQENVRGEDVFIVQSTSFPANDHLMELLIMIDAARRSSARRITAVIPYFGYARQDRRTSGRTPISAKLVANLITEAGADRVMTLDLHAGQIQGFFDIPTDNLFAAPVMVRDIKERLDPADMMVVSPDVGGVVRARALAKRIDAPLAIVDKRRERPGESEVMNIIGDVEGRSCILVDDIVDSGGTLVNAAEALLAQGAKDVYAYITHGVLSGGAVSRIASSKLKELVITDSIQPTAAVKLARNIRVVTIAPLLGEAIGRTAEESSVSSLFA, encoded by the coding sequence ATGAAATCCTCGATCAAGATCGTGGCGGGCAATGCGAGCCGGCCTCTCGCGGAGGCGATCGCGGCCTATCTGGAGCGGCCGCTCGCCCTGTGCTCCGTGCGCCGCTTCGCGGACATGGAGATCTTCGTCGAGCTCCAGGAGAACGTGCGCGGCGAGGACGTCTTCATCGTCCAGTCGACCTCGTTCCCGGCGAACGATCACCTGATGGAACTGCTCATCATGATCGACGCCGCGCGCCGCTCCTCGGCGCGGCGCATCACCGCGGTGATCCCGTATTTCGGCTATGCCCGTCAGGACCGGCGCACCTCGGGCCGCACGCCGATCTCGGCGAAGCTCGTCGCGAACCTCATCACGGAAGCCGGCGCCGACCGGGTGATGACCCTCGACCTGCATGCCGGCCAGATCCAGGGCTTCTTCGACATCCCGACCGACAATCTCTTCGCCGCTCCCGTGATGGTGCGCGACATCAAGGAGCGGCTCGACCCGGCCGACATGATGGTGGTGTCGCCCGATGTCGGCGGCGTGGTGCGCGCCCGGGCGCTGGCCAAGCGCATCGACGCTCCCCTCGCCATCGTCGACAAGCGCCGCGAGCGGCCCGGCGAATCCGAGGTGATGAACATCATCGGCGACGTCGAGGGCCGCTCCTGCATCCTCGTCGACGACATCGTGGATTCCGGCGGCACGCTGGTGAACGCCGCCGAGGCGCTCCTCGCCCAGGGCGCCAAGGACGTCTATGCCTACATCACGCACGGGGTGCTCTCGGGCGGGGCGGTCTCAAGGATCGCCTCCTCGAAGCTGAAGGAACTGGTGATCACCGATTCCATCCAGCCCACCGCCGCCGTGAAGCTCGCCCGCAACATCCGGGTGGTCACGATCGCGCCGCTCCTCGGCGAGGCCATCGGCCGCACGGCCGAGGAATCGAGCGTCTCGAGCCTCTTCGCCTGA
- a CDS encoding DUF1013 domain-containing protein, whose product MSQGPLMPKATAVWLIENTSLAFEQIADFCKLHPLEVKGIADGEVASGIKGLDPVSTGQLTREEIEKAQKNPNHRMKVAVSKVKLPEVKRSKGPRYTPLSRRQDRPNAILWLLRNHPELKDAQIMRLVGTTKSTIQQIRDRTHWNSAALQPMDPVTLGLCTQIDLDFEVQRAAKDRPVVEAAEGGQTLMPPELSVLPEHEEAEHDEPHRAGRDDKLDADSVFARLKPLRRGEEDDEDDL is encoded by the coding sequence ATGTCCCAGGGACCGTTGATGCCCAAGGCGACGGCCGTCTGGCTCATCGAGAACACGTCGCTGGCCTTCGAGCAGATCGCCGATTTCTGCAAGCTCCACCCGCTCGAGGTGAAGGGCATCGCGGACGGCGAGGTGGCGAGCGGCATCAAGGGGCTCGACCCCGTCTCGACCGGCCAGCTCACCCGCGAGGAGATCGAGAAGGCGCAGAAGAACCCGAACCACCGCATGAAGGTGGCGGTCTCGAAGGTGAAGCTGCCCGAGGTCAAGCGCAGCAAGGGGCCGCGCTACACGCCGCTGTCGCGCCGCCAGGACCGCCCCAACGCGATCCTCTGGCTCCTGCGCAACCATCCGGAGCTCAAGGACGCGCAGATCATGCGCCTCGTCGGTACCACCAAGTCGACGATCCAGCAGATCCGCGACCGCACGCACTGGAATTCGGCCGCCCTGCAGCCGATGGATCCGGTCACCCTCGGCCTGTGCACGCAGATCGACCTCGATTTCGAGGTGCAGCGCGCCGCCAAGGACCGGCCGGTGGTGGAGGCCGCCGAGGGCGGCCAGACCCTGATGCCGCCGGAACTCTCGGTCCTGCCCGAGCATGAGGAGGCGGAGCACGACGAGCCGCACCGCGCGGGCCGCGACGACAAGCTCGACGCGGATTCGGTCTTCGCCCGCCTCAAGCCCCTCCGGCGGGGCGAGGAGGACGACGAGGACGATCTCTGA
- the rpsA gene encoding 30S ribosomal protein S1 translates to MSAGLQGAASSREDFAALLEESFRQHEITEGSVVKGRVVAIEKDVAVIDIGAKTEGRVPLKEFTGPGRDQPINVGDEVEVYVDRIENALGEAVISRDKARREESWVKLEKAFENNERVTGTIFNQVKGGYTVDLDGAVAFLPRSQVDIRPVRDVTPLMGTPQPFQILKMDRRRGNIVVSRRTVLEESRAEQRSELVANLEEGQVIDGVVKNITEYGAFVDLGGIDGLLHVTDMAWRRVNHPSEVVNIGQTVKVKIIKINHETHRISLGIKQLLADPWEGIAARYPVNAKLKGRVTNITDYGAFVELEPGIEGLIHVSEMSWTKKNVHPGKIVSTSQEVEVQILEVDPVKRRISLGLKQTLQNPWEAFAEKHPVGSEVEGEVKNKTEFGLFIGLEGDVDGMVHLSDLDWNRPGEQVIDEFKKGDVVRAQVLDVDVEKERISLGIKQLAGDPFADAGEIRKGQVVTCEVLEVKDSGIEVKIVDTDLTTFIRRAEIARDRGDQRPERFAPGEKVDARVTQFDRKARRVQLSIKALEMAEEKEAIAQYGSTDSGASLGDILGAALKARAGEKK, encoded by the coding sequence ATGTCCGCAGGTTTGCAAGGCGCCGCGTCGAGCCGCGAGGATTTCGCCGCCCTCCTCGAAGAGTCGTTCCGCCAGCACGAGATCACGGAAGGCTCCGTGGTCAAGGGCCGGGTCGTGGCGATCGAGAAGGACGTCGCCGTCATCGACATCGGCGCCAAGACCGAGGGGCGCGTCCCCCTCAAGGAGTTCACCGGCCCCGGCCGCGACCAGCCGATCAACGTCGGCGATGAGGTCGAGGTCTATGTCGACCGCATCGAGAACGCCCTCGGCGAGGCGGTGATCTCCCGCGACAAGGCCCGCCGCGAGGAGAGCTGGGTCAAGCTCGAGAAGGCGTTCGAGAACAACGAGCGCGTCACCGGCACCATCTTCAACCAAGTCAAGGGCGGCTACACGGTCGACCTCGACGGCGCCGTGGCCTTCCTGCCGCGCTCGCAGGTGGACATCCGCCCGGTGCGCGACGTGACGCCGCTGATGGGCACGCCGCAGCCGTTCCAGATCCTCAAGATGGACCGCCGCCGCGGCAACATCGTGGTGTCGCGCCGCACCGTCCTGGAGGAGAGCCGCGCCGAGCAGCGCTCCGAGCTGGTGGCGAACCTCGAAGAGGGTCAGGTCATCGACGGCGTGGTCAAGAACATCACCGAGTACGGTGCGTTCGTGGACCTCGGCGGCATCGACGGCCTGCTGCACGTCACCGACATGGCGTGGCGCCGCGTCAATCACCCGTCCGAGGTCGTCAACATCGGCCAGACGGTCAAGGTCAAGATCATCAAGATCAACCACGAGACGCACCGCATCTCGCTCGGCATCAAGCAGCTCCTGGCCGATCCGTGGGAGGGCATCGCCGCCCGCTATCCGGTCAACGCCAAGCTCAAGGGCCGCGTGACCAACATCACCGATTACGGCGCCTTCGTGGAGCTGGAGCCGGGGATCGAGGGCCTGATCCACGTCTCGGAGATGAGCTGGACCAAGAAGAACGTCCATCCGGGCAAGATCGTCTCCACCTCCCAGGAGGTCGAGGTGCAGATCCTGGAGGTCGATCCGGTCAAGCGCCGCATCTCGCTCGGCCTCAAGCAGACCCTGCAGAACCCCTGGGAGGCATTCGCCGAGAAGCACCCGGTGGGCTCCGAGGTCGAGGGCGAGGTCAAGAACAAGACCGAGTTCGGTCTGTTCATCGGCCTCGAGGGCGACGTCGACGGCATGGTCCACCTGTCGGACCTCGACTGGAACCGTCCGGGCGAGCAGGTCATCGACGAGTTCAAGAAGGGCGACGTGGTGCGCGCCCAGGTTCTCGACGTCGATGTCGAGAAGGAGCGCATCTCGCTGGGCATCAAGCAGCTCGCCGGCGACCCCTTCGCGGATGCGGGGGAGATCCGCAAGGGTCAGGTCGTCACCTGCGAGGTGCTGGAGGTCAAGGATTCCGGCATCGAGGTGAAGATCGTCGACACCGATCTGACCACCTTCATCCGCCGGGCCGAGATCGCCCGCGACCGCGGCGACCAGCGCCCCGAGCGCTTCGCCCCGGGCGAGAAGGTGGATGCCCGCGTCACGCAGTTCGACCGCAAGGCGCGCCGCGTGCAGCTCTCCATCAAGGCCCTGGAGATGGCCGAGGAGAAGGAGGCGATCGCCCAGTACGGCTCGACCGATTCGGGTGCCTCGCTCGGCGACATCCTGGGCGCGGCCCTCAAGGCCCGCGCGGGCGAGAAGAAGTAA
- a CDS encoding CYTH domain-containing protein, which translates to MRYEVERKFLVAHDGWLTAATGRRRLRDGLISQSNGGKVRVRLDETRAWLTVKGPRQGLGRCEFEYEIPPADAEAMMATICEGNLIEKIRYGVPHAGRLWEVDVFQGDLVGLILAEVELERADAPLVLPDWAGPEVSGDPRFRQSTLLRLRAETGRALTLDAVLGLAAEACPVRPLRARRAGGPSAA; encoded by the coding sequence ATGCGGTACGAGGTGGAGCGGAAGTTTCTCGTGGCCCATGACGGCTGGCTGACGGCCGCGACCGGCCGGCGCCGCCTCCGGGACGGTCTCATCAGCCAATCGAACGGCGGCAAGGTGCGGGTGCGCCTCGACGAGACGCGGGCCTGGCTGACGGTCAAGGGCCCGCGCCAGGGACTCGGCCGCTGCGAGTTCGAGTACGAGATCCCGCCGGCCGATGCGGAAGCCATGATGGCGACCATCTGCGAGGGCAACCTGATCGAGAAGATCCGCTACGGCGTGCCCCATGCCGGGCGGCTCTGGGAGGTCGACGTCTTCCAGGGCGACCTCGTGGGCCTGATCCTCGCGGAGGTGGAGCTGGAGCGGGCGGATGCGCCGCTCGTCCTGCCCGACTGGGCCGGGCCGGAAGTGTCCGGCGACCCGCGCTTCCGCCAGAGCACCCTGCTGCGGCTGCGCGCCGAGACCGGCCGCGCGCTCACGCTCGACGCGGTCCTCGGGCTCGCGGCCGAGGCTTGCCCGGTCCGGCCCCTCCGCGCGCGCCGGGCCGGCGGCCCGTCCGCAGCCTGA
- a CDS encoding hybrid sensor histidine kinase/response regulator → MDVFDTDQASKAAPASEDRYRLLVEAVTDYAIYMLDPQGRVMSWNRGAQRFKGYSDTEIIGQHFSRFYTDEDRASGLPARALRIAASEGRFEQEGWRVRKDGTLMWAHVVINPIRSDDGTLIGYAKIMRDLTERRAAQEALRQTEDRYRLLVEAVTDYAIYMLDPQGRVTSWNRGAQRFKGYSDTEIIGQHFSRFYTDEDRASGLPARALRIAASEGRFEQEGWRVRKDGTLMWAHVVIDPIRGDHGELVGFAKITRDITERRNAQLELEETRARFIQAQKMEAIGQLTGGVAHDFNNLLAVVLGNLSLARKRLPPDRKLKQLIENSIQAAERGATLTKRMLAFARRQELTTGPLDVPELVRGMADLLQRSIGPNIQVGTRFPLQLPLASADPNQLELALLNLAVNARDAMPQGGTITIAAQEERVGTSEIAGLAPGRYVQLSVTDTGEGMDERTLAQAVEPFFTTKGVGKGTGLGLSMVHGFAEQSGGRLLLRSTKGQGTTAELWLPVAEASGTRGGEPDPDVARSAAALRPMTVLVVDDDPLVLMNTSAMLEDLGHEVMEASSGEQALRILRRSGTIDLVITDQMMPGMTGLQLLEAIRSEHPRLPVILASGFSELPDSALTGLVRLSKPFEQAELMRALVMSLEPEGQVLPFRSKQG, encoded by the coding sequence ATGGACGTGTTCGACACCGACCAGGCGAGCAAGGCGGCTCCCGCGAGCGAGGATCGTTACCGGCTTCTGGTCGAAGCTGTCACCGATTACGCCATCTACATGCTCGATCCGCAGGGCCGGGTCATGAGCTGGAACCGGGGGGCGCAGCGCTTCAAGGGCTACTCGGATACCGAGATCATCGGCCAGCACTTCTCCCGCTTCTACACCGACGAGGACAGGGCGTCGGGTCTCCCCGCCCGCGCGCTCCGGATCGCCGCGAGCGAGGGCCGCTTCGAGCAGGAGGGCTGGCGCGTCCGCAAGGACGGCACCCTGATGTGGGCCCATGTCGTCATCAATCCGATCCGGAGCGACGACGGCACGCTGATCGGCTACGCCAAGATCATGCGGGACCTCACCGAACGTCGGGCCGCCCAGGAGGCGCTGCGCCAGACCGAGGATCGTTACCGGCTTCTGGTCGAGGCTGTCACCGATTACGCCATCTACATGCTCGATCCGCAGGGCCGGGTCACGAGCTGGAACCGGGGGGCGCAGCGCTTCAAGGGCTACTCGGATACCGAGATCATCGGCCAGCACTTCTCCCGCTTCTACACCGACGAGGACAGGGCGTCGGGTCTCCCCGCCCGCGCGCTCCGGATCGCCGCGAGCGAGGGCCGCTTCGAGCAGGAGGGCTGGCGCGTCCGCAAGGACGGCACCCTGATGTGGGCCCATGTCGTCATCGATCCGATCCGGGGAGATCATGGCGAGCTCGTTGGCTTCGCCAAGATCACGCGCGACATCACGGAGCGGCGAAACGCCCAGCTGGAGCTCGAAGAAACGCGCGCCCGCTTCATCCAAGCCCAGAAGATGGAGGCCATCGGGCAGCTCACCGGGGGCGTGGCGCACGATTTCAACAACCTGCTCGCCGTCGTACTCGGCAATTTGAGTCTTGCGCGCAAGCGCCTCCCGCCGGATCGCAAGCTCAAGCAATTGATCGAGAACTCGATCCAGGCGGCGGAGCGCGGCGCGACGCTGACCAAGCGCATGCTCGCCTTCGCACGGCGGCAGGAGCTGACGACCGGCCCCTTGGACGTTCCGGAGCTCGTGCGCGGCATGGCGGACCTGCTTCAGCGCTCGATCGGACCGAACATCCAGGTCGGCACGCGGTTTCCGCTACAGCTTCCGCTCGCCTCCGCCGACCCCAACCAGCTGGAGCTTGCGCTGCTCAACCTGGCGGTGAACGCCCGGGACGCCATGCCACAGGGCGGTACGATCACGATCGCCGCCCAGGAGGAGCGGGTCGGGACCAGCGAGATCGCCGGGCTTGCTCCGGGCCGCTACGTCCAGCTGTCCGTGACCGATACGGGCGAGGGGATGGATGAGCGGACGCTCGCGCAGGCGGTCGAGCCGTTCTTCACGACGAAGGGCGTGGGCAAGGGCACGGGGCTCGGCCTCTCCATGGTCCATGGCTTCGCGGAACAGTCCGGTGGCCGTCTGCTGCTCAGGAGCACCAAGGGCCAGGGGACCACCGCTGAGCTGTGGCTGCCTGTCGCGGAAGCGAGCGGGACCAGGGGCGGGGAGCCGGATCCGGATGTGGCTCGATCGGCCGCGGCCTTGAGGCCGATGACGGTGCTGGTGGTGGACGACGACCCGCTCGTGCTGATGAACACGTCCGCGATGCTGGAAGACCTCGGCCACGAGGTGATGGAGGCCAGTTCGGGCGAGCAGGCTCTTCGCATCCTCCGTCGTTCGGGCACCATCGATCTCGTGATCACGGATCAGATGATGCCGGGCATGACCGGCCTGCAGCTCCTTGAGGCGATCAGGTCCGAGCATCCCAGGCTGCCGGTGATTCTCGCGAGCGGCTTTTCGGAGCTGCCCGACAGCGCGCTCACCGGCCTCGTGCGCCTGAGCAAGCCATTCGAGCAGGCGGAGCTCATGCGTGCGCTCGTGATGAGTCTCGAGCCCGAAGGCCAAGTCTTGCCGTTCCGTTCCAAGCAGGGGTGA
- a CDS encoding FAD-dependent oxidoreductase — translation MLKADVAILGGGLAGSIAAAMLGRAGYSSIVIDPHASYPPDFRCEKLDAHQMQLLTSTGLSEAISHCFTHTPQLWLARRGRVVDKIYLDQYGFEYDTFVNAVRQEALKYSQHVVDKATGVSLSDRRQTVATQSGEEISCRVAIVASGLNPTLHEFLGIERRIVSRCHSVTLGFDIRRTDGQDFAFPALNYVSDRAEDRMAYLNLFRIDRRMRVNLFTYHHLREPGLHSFKHDPVGALEAIAPGLTEMIGRFDVVGPVRIRPTDLYVSQNYVRPGLVLIGDAFATACPASGTGTQKVFTDVHRLCSVYVPRWLAMGAIDEREISNFYADRIKKRSDRYSARKAYSLRALSTSNSVARRFQRWARLTFRIGKGMLRGWRNLAEA, via the coding sequence ATGTTGAAGGCCGATGTTGCGATCCTCGGTGGCGGACTCGCGGGCTCGATTGCAGCGGCAATGCTGGGACGTGCCGGCTACTCTTCCATCGTTATCGACCCGCATGCTTCATATCCGCCAGACTTCCGATGCGAGAAGCTCGATGCGCATCAGATGCAGCTGCTGACATCGACCGGCCTGAGCGAGGCAATCTCTCATTGCTTTACTCATACGCCACAGCTTTGGCTTGCAAGACGCGGTCGTGTTGTTGATAAAATTTATCTCGATCAGTATGGATTCGAGTACGATACCTTTGTAAATGCAGTTCGGCAAGAGGCTCTAAAGTACTCCCAGCATGTTGTCGACAAGGCAACGGGAGTGTCTCTGTCAGACAGACGCCAGACCGTCGCGACACAGTCGGGAGAAGAAATCTCCTGTCGAGTGGCAATTGTGGCCAGCGGGCTGAATCCGACCTTGCACGAGTTTCTCGGCATCGAGCGCCGCATCGTCAGCCGCTGCCACTCCGTGACACTCGGGTTCGATATCCGTCGCACGGACGGCCAGGATTTCGCGTTCCCGGCGCTGAACTATGTCTCGGACAGGGCAGAGGACCGGATGGCCTATCTGAATTTGTTCAGAATCGACCGCCGGATGCGAGTCAATTTGTTCACTTATCATCATTTGCGGGAGCCCGGGCTGCACAGCTTCAAGCACGATCCCGTCGGAGCCCTGGAGGCCATCGCGCCGGGTCTCACCGAAATGATCGGGAGATTCGATGTCGTTGGCCCGGTCCGGATCCGGCCGACCGATCTGTACGTATCGCAGAACTACGTTCGTCCAGGATTGGTCCTGATCGGCGATGCCTTCGCGACCGCCTGTCCAGCCTCTGGAACCGGCACCCAAAAGGTGTTCACGGACGTCCACCGGCTGTGCAGTGTCTACGTCCCGCGCTGGCTGGCGATGGGAGCGATCGACGAGCGTGAGATATCGAATTTCTACGCGGACCGCATCAAGAAGAGATCGGACCGGTACTCCGCGCGAAAGGCTTACTCGCTTCGCGCGCTGTCGACCAGCAACAGCGTTGCTCGGCGGTTCCAGCGCTGGGCACGCCTCACGTTCCGCATCGGCAAAGGCATGCTGAGGGGATGGCGAAATCTGGCGGAGGCATGA